The Zalophus californianus isolate mZalCal1 chromosome 7, mZalCal1.pri.v2, whole genome shotgun sequence genome includes a region encoding these proteins:
- the ALDH5A1 gene encoding succinate-semialdehyde dehydrogenase, mitochondrial: protein MATCLRLRSCPAPRLPPAPAARGLRPRCSAQPRRSAGGLAGLSAALLRTDRFVDGRWLPAAAAFPVHDPASGAELGLVADCGVPETRAAVRAAYEAFCSWRDVSAKERSSLLRKWYDLMIQNKDDLAKIITAESGKPLKEAQGEVVYAALFLEWFSEEARRIYGDVIRPPARDRRALVLKQPVGVAAVITPWNFPSAMITRKVGAALAAGCTVVVKPAEHTPFSALALAELANQAGIPPGVYNVIPCSRKKAKEVGEALCTDPLVSKISFTGSTATGKILLHHAAGSVKRVSMELGGHAPFIVFDSANVDQAVAGAMASKFRNSGQTCVCSNRFLVQRGIHDSFVKKFAEAIKTNLRVGNGFEERTTQGPLIDEKAVEKVEKHVSDAVSKGATIVTGGKRHQLGKNFFEPTLLSNVTRDMLCSHEETFGPLAPVIKFDTEEEAVAIANAAEVGLAGYFYSQDPAQIWRVAERLEVGMVGVNEGLISSVECPFGGVKQSGLGREGSKYGIDEYLELKYVCFGGL, encoded by the exons ATGGCGACTTGTCTGCGGCTGCGGAGCTGCCCGGCCCCACGCCTCCCGCCGGCGCCCGCCGCCCGCGGCCTGCGGCCCCGCTGCTCGGCGCAGCCCCGCCGCTCTGCCGGGGGCCTGGCGGGCCTGTCCGCGGCGCTGCTTCGCACCGACCGCTTCGTGGACGGCCGCTGGctcccggccgccgccgccttcCCGGTGCACGACCCGGCCAGCGGCGCCGAGCTGGGCTTGGTGGCCGACTGCGGGGTGCCCGAGACCCGCGCCGCGGTGCGCGCCGCCTACGAGGCCTTCTGCAGCTGGAGGGACGTCTCGGCCAAG gaGAGGAGTTCATTACTTCGGAAATGGTACGACTTAATGATACAAAATAAGGATGACCTTGCCAAGATAATTACAGCTGAAAGT gggaagccactgaaggagGCACAGGGCGAGGTGGTCTATGCCGCCCTTTTCCTGGAGTGGTTCTCAGAGGAAGCCCGCCGCATCTATGGAGACGTCATCCGCCCCCCCGCAAGAGACAGGCGAGCCCTGGTCCTCAAGCAGCCCGTTGGGGTGGCGGCAGTCATCACCCCG TGGAATTTCCCCAGTGCCATGATCACCCGGAAGGTGGGGGCCGCCCTGGCAGCCGGCTGCACCGTGGTGGTGAAACCCGCTGAACACACACCCTTctctgccctggccctggccGAG CTTGCAAACCAGGCTGGAATTCCCCCAGGTGTGTACAATGTTATTCCCTGCTCTAGAAAGAAGGCGAAAGAAGTAGGGGAAGCGCTTTGTACTGATCCTCTTGTGTCCAAAATTTCCTTTACTGGCTCGACAGCGACCGGAAAG ATACTGCTGCACCACGCGGCAGGCTCCGTGAAAAGGGTCTCCATGGAGCTGGGCGGCCACGCCCCATTCATCGTATTTGACAGTGCCAACGTGGACCAGGCTGTGGCAGGGGCCATGGCGTCCAAATTTAGGAACTCTGGACAG ACTTGTGTTTGCTCAAACCGTTTCTTGGTGCAAAGGGGTATCCATGATTCCTTCGTGAAGAAATTTGCTGAGGCAATTAAAACAAACCTGCGTGTGGGTAATGGATTTGAGGAGAGAACTACTCAAGGCCCATTAATTGATGAAAAGGCAGTAGAAAAG GTAGAGAAACACGTGAGTGACGCGGTTTCCAAAGGGGCCACCATTGTGACCGGCGGGAAGCGACACCAACTTGGAAAAAATTTCTTCGAGCCCACCCTGCTCAGCAATGTCACCAGGGACATGCTCTGCTCTCACGAAGAGACGTTTGGGCCTCTGGCGCCAGTGATCAA GTTCGACACGGAGGAGGAGGCTGTGGCCATCGCTAACGCGGCCGAGGTGGGGCTGGCAG GTTATTTCTACTCTCAAGACCCGGCCCAGATCTGGAGAGTGGCAGAGCGGCTGGAAGTCGGTATGGTTGGCGTCAACGAGGGACTGATATCCTCTGTGGAGTGCCCTTTCGGTGGCGTGAAGCAGTCTGGCCTCGGGCGAGAGGGGTCCAAGTATGGCATTGATGAGTATCTGGAACTCAAATACGTGTGTTTCGGAGGCTTGTAG